Sequence from the Bacteroidota bacterium genome:
AGGGGACAAGGGCGGGGTAACCCGCCTGAGTTACCCGACAATGCACCTTGACTTATACATAATAGCTAAATGAAAAGAGGACAAATTTCAAATTTATTACGACTACTTGGATTGATATATTTTTCAGACTGGGTTCGTTATTATATTGAGAGATATAAAAATAGGAAAGTAAATAAGGATTTTAAAAGGAGCAATCCTAATGTAAAGCTACCGCCTGACTATCTTATTTATGAATCTTTTCAAATCAATTATAGAAAATATTATACAGAAAGTATTGAAACTGCTAAATGGATTGCAAATTACTTTGGTAAGCATATTGATTTACACAACAAAAAGATACTTGATTGGGGTTGTGGCCCGGGGAGAGTGATTCGTCATCTACCATCAGTTATTGGAAATGGATGTGAATATTTTGGAACAGATTATAATAAGCAATCGATTGATTGGTGTTCAAATAATTTACCTGATATAAAATTCAATAAGAACTCCTTAGAAGCCACATTACCTTATTCTGATGATTTTTTTGATATAATATATGGAATTTCAATATTTACGCATTTGTCTGAACGATTGCATTATGATTGGTATAATGAGCTTTTTCGGATACTTAAACCAAATGGGATTATGTTTTTAACAGTGCAAGGGGACAATTTCAAAGTTAAATTAACAGATAAGGAAGTTTTAAAATATAATAATGGAGAGTTGATAGTAAGAGGCAAAGTAAAAGAAGGACATAGAACATTCTCTGCATTTCAACCAACTGGTTTTATGAAAAAGCTATTTGACAATGTTGTGATTTTGGAACATATAGTGACTAGGCCTGAAAGCGGAAAATGGTTGCCACAAGATATTTGGATAATAAAAAAGAAATAACACCGTTGCCCAATAAATAGGCCTCTGAGCGGTCTGCAAGACCCAGCGATGAATCTATTTATAACTGCAGATCTATGAACTATTTACTTAATGAGGGTTTTGGATATTTTTTAAAAAAAAGAGGAATGATCGTTCTTTGAAGTTTTATAAATCATACAGGGTTTGGTGCTTTCTGCAAAGATAAAATTATTAAAACGAGGTTACTTTTATCTTTTATGCACGACGTTTTCAAACTCAGGAACAAACACCATGGACTGTTCAATAATGGTTAAGCCAGATTTCTTTCTCCTAATCAATTTTTAAAAATTAATCTTTGAGTATGGAAAGAATCGGGTACTTTTAAAATAGCTATCCGCGCAGGCAGATTTAGTTCAACAACCGGTCATATAAGTAATGGCGGTTTTATGGGTTGCCAAGTATAGTACTTCTGTTTAAGTTTTTGCCTTAGTTTATAATGTCTCACTTCGAAACCCGCCACTACTCATATACCCAACGTTACCAC
This genomic interval carries:
- a CDS encoding class I SAM-dependent methyltransferase → MKRGQISNLLRLLGLIYFSDWVRYYIERYKNRKVNKDFKRSNPNVKLPPDYLIYESFQINYRKYYTESIETAKWIANYFGKHIDLHNKKILDWGCGPGRVIRHLPSVIGNGCEYFGTDYNKQSIDWCSNNLPDIKFNKNSLEATLPYSDDFFDIIYGISIFTHLSERLHYDWYNELFRILKPNGIMFLTVQGDNFKVKLTDKEVLKYNNGELIVRGKVKEGHRTFSAFQPTGFMKKLFDNVVILEHIVTRPESGKWLPQDIWIIKKK